A window of Oceanispirochaeta sp. genomic DNA:
CTGAAGTGGGGGGCTACGATTATACGGGAGGGTGCGGACTATGAAGAGGCCATAAGCATTTCCAGTTCTTATGCCCTGGAACAGGATTTATATGATGCCAATCCGGGAGGGATCAACACAAACCTGCAGCTGAAGGCTTATAGTGAAATTGCCGGTGAAATCTATGATGAACTGCGGGATGCTCCGGCGATTGTGGCTGTTCCGGTGTCAAATGGAACGACCATAACGGGGATTTATAGAGGGTTTCAACAGTTGTACCGGAGGGGCAAAACATCCCGGATTCCCAAGATTATCGCCGGATCAAGTTCATATAAAAATCCCATCACGTCTTCTTTTAAAAAAGGCCTTAAGAGTTGTGAGGATCTTGAACCCTCCCGAATCAAGGAGTCCCTTGTGAATGAGCCCCTCATCAACTGGCACTCCATTGACGGTACCATGGCCCTGGATGCGGTGTATCGTTCGGGTGGATGGGCTTCTGATGCCAGTGACCGGAAGATGACTTACTACTCCAATTTTATCAAAAACAATGAAGGCCTTTCTGTGTTGCCGGCATCAACAGCCGGACTGATTGCGCTTATCGAATATCATAGTAAGTTCCCTTTGTCTGGGGATCGTTTTGTAGCTGTTATAACAGGACGGAGGTGAATATGTCATTAGATGGAAATGCAGTTGTTTATTGTGAAGGAGCCTTTGCGTCAACCTATGGAAAAACGGCGCATGGGCTGGTTCGTTTTACAGACCGTTACGATATCCTTGCCGTCGTTGACAGTACTCTTGCCGGTCAGGATGCAGGATCGGTGCTGGATAGAAAGGCATCGGGAATACCCATTGTTGCCAGTCTTCCGGAGGCCCTTAAGATAGCAGGTCAGTCTTCAAAAAAACTGACTCATTTTGTTGTGGGGATCGCTACCGACGGAGGTGTGATGGACTCGCATGTTGCCGAAGCTGTCCTGGAGGCCTTGGGGAAAGGATTGAATATAGACTCGGGGCTGCATGACTTCCTCTGTGATATTCCTGAGATCAGCGAATTAGCCCTGGAAAAGGGATTGGTTCTCCGGGATATCAGAAAAGTGGATATGCAGAAGAAACATGCCTTCACCGGCAAAATTGAAGATGTGAC
This region includes:
- a CDS encoding pyridoxal-phosphate dependent enzyme, with translation MKNPMMDEAQGNLLQVSGEISDLISSSSNHDFDLEQRLDAFEDIIASEVGDTVLLRARNIEREVGLRQIYLKFEGGNPSGTQKDRIAFAQVQDALRRRYDTLCFATCGNYGVAVAFAASLAGLKTCIFVPKTYHIPRESEILKWGATIIREGADYEEAISISSSYALEQDLYDANPGGINTNLQLKAYSEIAGEIYDELRDAPAIVAVPVSNGTTITGIYRGFQQLYRRGKTSRIPKIIAGSSSYKNPITSSFKKGLKSCEDLEPSRIKESLVNEPLINWHSIDGTMALDAVYRSGGWASDASDRKMTYYSNFIKNNEGLSVLPASTAGLIALIEYHSKFPLSGDRFVAVITGRR